One segment of Pontibacter akesuensis DNA contains the following:
- the sdaAB gene encoding L-serine ammonia-lyase, iron-sulfur-dependent subunit beta, producing MAEKSSVFDMIGPVMIGPSSSHTAGVVRIARAAIRILGAAPEEAIITFYNSFARTYEGHGSDRAIVAGLLDFKTDDKRIKDAFDHAAERGMKYTFKSVGNASTMHPNTIKVNLKAGERAVEVIGQSRGGGVISIVEVDGFTASFSATLHTLIIDAKDTKGSIAFIASVLAHDDCNIATMSVSRKGKNDRARQFIEMDSGIKPITLEYLKQLPWVQHVIYIPNIDL from the coding sequence ATGGCTGAGAAAAGCAGCGTTTTTGATATGATTGGGCCGGTAATGATAGGGCCATCCAGTTCACATACAGCAGGAGTAGTACGCATTGCCCGGGCAGCTATTCGCATACTTGGGGCTGCGCCGGAAGAAGCAATCATCACCTTCTATAATTCCTTTGCCCGCACCTACGAAGGCCACGGCAGTGACCGCGCCATTGTAGCCGGCCTTTTGGATTTTAAAACAGATGACAAGCGCATCAAAGATGCCTTTGACCATGCCGCCGAGCGGGGCATGAAGTATACCTTCAAGTCAGTTGGCAACGCCTCTACCATGCACCCGAACACCATTAAGGTGAATCTGAAGGCAGGGGAAAGAGCAGTGGAGGTAATCGGGCAGAGCCGTGGCGGCGGCGTGATCAGCATAGTGGAGGTAGACGGTTTTACGGCCAGTTTCTCCGCCACGCTCCATACGCTGATCATAGATGCTAAAGATACCAAAGGAAGTATAGCCTTCATCGCCTCTGTGCTGGCGCACGACGACTGTAATATCGCCACGATGAGTGTGTCGCGCAAAGGCAAGAACGACCGCGCCAGGCAGTTTATCGAGATGGACTCTGGAATAAAGCCTATTACGCTGGAGTACCTGAAGCAACTGCCTTGGGTGCAACATGTGATCTACATCCCAAATATTGACCTGTAA
- a CDS encoding TolC family protein, whose translation MKKLPKSLLLAALGLSLAGAPDAFAQKEPSGDNIWTLQEAVAYASANNLQVRRNLLSKGLAQTDLNQARFGRLPSINGGSSYNFNYGTYVDPTTSELRSEQSRTNNFQLSASVPLFMGFQQVNAIKQNELELQAVEQEVQSAQNDITIQIVTAYLNILFADELIKISQQTRDLTQQQLKRTTILFDAGSVAENAVLDLESQLAADDLELINAENQRDISRLGLMQLLNIPTSQEFQIEVPEIPEPDENPVVLTGEEVYGVAVETLPAIKAADLRVLSAEKALDVARGGYYPRLSMFGGLNTFYSSARDFRFPEQGALQATPIGFTDSEGKNPFIVYTPTTTFRRETYGYIDQLKDGVGKNFGFSLQVPILNGLQVRSNVQRAKLQQQDAQITADIARNNLRQTIEQAYVDAIAAQRRYVAAKEQLRAAEKNYGNARLRLDAGVINTVDFNIIANSYRAAQSNLLQAKYEYTFKQKVLDFYQGEDISF comes from the coding sequence ATGAAAAAATTACCTAAAAGTCTCTTACTGGCAGCCTTGGGGCTTTCGCTGGCTGGGGCGCCTGACGCTTTTGCGCAGAAAGAACCAAGCGGCGACAATATCTGGACCCTACAGGAAGCCGTTGCGTATGCCAGTGCCAATAACCTGCAGGTGAGACGCAACCTGCTAAGCAAGGGCCTGGCTCAGACAGACCTGAACCAGGCAAGATTTGGAAGATTACCCTCCATTAACGGCGGCTCTTCTTACAACTTCAACTACGGTACCTACGTCGATCCAACTACCTCGGAGCTTCGTTCAGAGCAAAGCCGTACAAATAACTTTCAGTTGAGCGCCTCTGTTCCGTTGTTCATGGGTTTTCAGCAGGTGAACGCCATCAAACAGAACGAACTGGAGTTACAGGCAGTGGAGCAGGAGGTGCAATCCGCCCAGAACGACATCACCATTCAGATAGTAACTGCTTACCTGAACATATTATTCGCCGACGAACTGATCAAGATCTCCCAGCAAACACGCGATCTTACCCAGCAGCAACTCAAACGCACGACCATACTTTTTGACGCGGGCAGTGTGGCAGAAAATGCGGTACTGGACCTGGAGTCGCAGTTGGCGGCAGATGACCTGGAACTTATCAATGCAGAGAACCAGCGCGATATCTCGCGTCTTGGGCTGATGCAGCTGCTGAACATTCCTACCTCACAGGAGTTTCAGATAGAAGTACCCGAAATTCCTGAACCGGACGAAAATCCCGTAGTGCTGACAGGCGAGGAGGTGTATGGCGTGGCCGTGGAAACGCTTCCGGCTATCAAAGCGGCTGACCTGCGCGTGCTAAGCGCTGAAAAAGCGTTGGACGTTGCCCGGGGTGGCTATTATCCGCGGCTGTCCATGTTCGGGGGCTTAAACACCTTTTATTCCAGTGCCCGTGATTTCCGCTTTCCGGAGCAGGGAGCGCTGCAGGCAACTCCAATCGGCTTTACAGACTCAGAAGGTAAAAACCCATTTATCGTTTACACGCCCACTACCACCTTTAGAAGAGAAACCTACGGTTACATCGATCAGCTAAAGGATGGCGTGGGTAAAAACTTCGGCTTTTCGCTGCAGGTGCCTATCCTGAACGGACTGCAGGTACGCAGCAATGTGCAGCGTGCCAAACTGCAGCAGCAGGACGCCCAGATCACAGCCGATATTGCCCGCAACAACCTGCGCCAGACAATTGAGCAGGCATACGTGGATGCCATTGCCGCCCAGCGCCGCTACGTTGCCGCTAAAGAGCAACTGCGTGCTGCTGAAAAAAACTATGGCAATGCCCGCCTGCGCTTAGATGCTGGCGTGATCAATACAGTAGATTTCAACATCATCGCCAACAGCTACCGTGCTGCGCAGTCGAACCTGCTACAGGCGAAGTATGAGTACACTTTCAAACAAAAGGTTCTGGACTTCTACCAGGGCGAAGACATCTCTTTCTAA
- a CDS encoding efflux RND transporter periplasmic adaptor subunit, with translation MAKKKSRLIPILIGVLVLVIVGVIVAKKAGWIGQEEGTEVVLAEAKLTDIVEKVSASGKIQPETEVKISPDVSGEIIELNVEEGDSVVQGQLLLRIRPDNYQSMVDAQQASVNTMRANQAQARARLTQAQANFSQSEQNYNRNKELFEKKVISQAEWQQIQADYLAAKSEVESARQSVRASEFNVQNAQASLKDARENLNKTTIYAPVSGIVSKLNVEQGERVVGTSQMAGTEIMSIANLNKMEVRVNVNENDIIRVGLGDSVIVEVDSYASRDEKFKGVVTSIANTAKDATTLEAVTEFEVRIRLLNDSYSHLREKTSRPFRPGMTASVDILTERKSNVLSVPLSAVTTRSANKAGGEKPEEGEQEEENQNQATSQNQEAAQVKVEEVVFTYDEATNTVKSVKVKTGISDFDNIEIISGLNKGQKIVAGPFRAVSKTLEDGAKVAVKDEKSLNKQAIAADTQEED, from the coding sequence ATGGCTAAGAAAAAATCAAGACTGATTCCCATCCTGATCGGCGTACTTGTACTGGTAATTGTTGGTGTAATCGTAGCCAAAAAAGCTGGCTGGATAGGCCAGGAAGAAGGAACAGAAGTGGTGCTGGCAGAGGCTAAACTGACAGATATTGTAGAGAAAGTAAGCGCATCGGGTAAAATACAGCCGGAGACGGAAGTAAAGATAAGCCCGGACGTATCGGGTGAGATCATTGAGCTGAACGTAGAGGAAGGTGACTCTGTAGTTCAGGGCCAACTGCTGCTCCGCATTCGCCCCGACAATTACCAGTCGATGGTGGATGCACAGCAAGCATCGGTGAACACCATGCGTGCCAACCAGGCGCAGGCGCGTGCGCGACTGACGCAGGCACAGGCGAACTTCTCGCAGTCGGAGCAGAACTACAACCGCAACAAGGAGCTGTTTGAGAAAAAAGTGATTTCGCAGGCAGAGTGGCAGCAGATACAGGCCGACTACCTTGCCGCCAAATCAGAGGTGGAATCGGCTCGCCAGAGTGTAAGAGCGTCAGAGTTCAATGTTCAAAATGCACAGGCCTCTTTGAAGGATGCCCGCGAAAACCTGAACAAAACAACCATCTATGCTCCTGTCAGCGGTATAGTTTCCAAATTAAACGTGGAGCAGGGCGAGCGCGTAGTAGGAACTTCGCAGATGGCCGGTACTGAGATCATGAGCATCGCCAACCTGAACAAAATGGAGGTGCGCGTGAATGTAAATGAGAACGACATCATCCGCGTAGGCCTCGGCGATTCAGTTATCGTAGAGGTAGACTCCTATGCCAGCCGCGACGAAAAGTTTAAAGGCGTGGTCACCTCTATTGCCAACACAGCAAAAGACGCTACCACCTTAGAGGCTGTAACGGAATTTGAAGTGCGCATCCGCCTGCTAAACGATTCGTACAGCCATCTGCGTGAGAAAACAAGCCGCCCTTTCCGTCCTGGTATGACAGCTTCTGTGGATATTCTGACTGAGCGAAAGTCAAATGTTTTATCTGTACCTTTGTCGGCCGTAACAACACGTTCTGCTAACAAGGCCGGTGGTGAAAAGCCGGAGGAGGGTGAGCAGGAGGAGGAAAACCAGAACCAGGCAACGAGCCAGAACCAGGAGGCAGCTCAGGTGAAGGTGGAGGAAGTGGTGTTTACCTATGATGAAGCTACCAACACGGTTAAAAGCGTAAAAGTAAAAACAGGCATCAGTGATTTTGACAACATCGAGATTATCAGCGGCCTGAACAAAGGACAGAAAATAGTGGCAGGACCGTTTAGGGCAGTGTCCAAGACATTGGAAGACGGAGCCAAGGTAGCTGTAAAAGACGAGAAATCGTTGAACAAGCAGGCCATTGCCGCAGACACTCAAGAAGAAGATTAG
- a CDS encoding NAD(P)H-dependent glycerol-3-phosphate dehydrogenase, translated as MEKVAVLGGGSWATALVKILSENKAEVNWWMRNRNDVQHLKEYRHNPRYLSQVSFDLKYVLPSDDIKAVVAASDWVILAVPAAFVQLALADLPEDAFHGKVLISAIKGMIPKENILITDFMERKYHVPNSHQLIIAGPCHAEEVALEKQSYLTIGSHDMPTAERFCELLRNRYVKANPLDDLDGIEYCAVIKNVIALACGIARGLNYGDNFQAVLVSNAMFEIERFLDGIMPIHRDLSGSAYLGDLLVTAYSQFSRNRTFGNMIGRGYTVKSAQVEMNMVAEGYYAVQSIHQLNQKLQVDMPITKAVYHVLYERISPTMEFEILKDKLR; from the coding sequence TTGGAAAAAGTAGCCGTATTGGGAGGGGGAAGCTGGGCGACAGCCCTTGTAAAGATCCTCTCTGAAAATAAAGCAGAAGTAAATTGGTGGATGCGCAATAGAAACGATGTGCAGCACCTGAAAGAATACAGGCATAACCCCCGTTACCTAAGCCAGGTATCGTTTGATTTAAAGTATGTGCTTCCCTCCGATGATATCAAGGCTGTAGTGGCCGCTTCGGATTGGGTAATTCTAGCAGTGCCAGCCGCATTTGTGCAGCTGGCACTTGCCGATTTACCGGAGGACGCTTTCCACGGCAAGGTGCTGATCTCGGCCATCAAAGGTATGATTCCCAAGGAGAACATACTGATTACTGATTTCATGGAGCGCAAGTACCATGTACCGAATTCGCATCAGCTTATTATTGCCGGTCCTTGCCATGCTGAGGAAGTAGCCTTAGAAAAGCAGTCGTACCTCACCATCGGCTCTCACGACATGCCTACGGCCGAACGCTTCTGTGAACTGCTGCGCAACCGCTATGTGAAAGCGAACCCGCTCGACGACCTGGATGGCATAGAATATTGCGCGGTGATAAAGAACGTGATCGCCCTGGCCTGCGGCATTGCCCGTGGCCTGAACTATGGCGATAACTTTCAGGCGGTGCTGGTATCAAACGCCATGTTTGAGATCGAGCGCTTCCTGGATGGCATTATGCCCATTCACCGCGATCTGAGCGGCTCCGCCTACCTGGGTGACCTTCTGGTAACAGCCTATTCACAGTTTAGCCGCAACCGTACTTTTGGCAACATGATAGGCCGTGGCTATACCGTAAAATCTGCCCAGGTGGAAATGAACATGGTGGCCGAAGGGTATTATGCCGTTCAAAGCATCCACCAGCTCAATCAGAAACTACAGGTGGATATGC